The genomic segment GAGTGAGACACTCAATTTCACGAGCTACTCGCATGGGCAGGACTGCTACATTTAGCTCTTATGATGGTTGGAGCTCCCATGGCGAGCAgtggcaggacacctctcccacCGACTGAGGCGGCACCGGTCATAGGTCTCGTTGACTTGTGGcatcctgagacgcacacgttctaCTTTTCTTTTGGTAAGATGGCTGTAACATTGAgagacgtggccatgctgacggGCTGTCTATTAGGGGTGCCCTGTTAGTAGTTCCATGGccagcaaaggagcagtggaagggcTACATTGAGGCCagataattatttgttatgtaatgcacttcaaatgttctatgctattcaagcttcattgatcatctgcatcttataggtatggtgtgcaatatgacatgaaggatgttggactctccatgtcttggattcatgggctgctatagttcggtccatgcccatCGGATGCGGACGATGCTACAATTTGtagcactatgaggtgtacatGTACATCCTGCCGGGAGGTATCATACTCTGCAACATGACATGCAATTATGTCCTCCcctatattgtatggttagcgggtCAACTCGCGTCACGTCCTTATGAGttgacatcttacagttggagATTTATTGTGCTTGCTATAACCTATTGAGGATTGTGTGCTGCAACCTAgcgatcaaagaagaagggatctgTTACAagctgcctacacctcttacaacTATGAAGTTGGAAGTAACTCCAGGTTTGTCGGCCTtgggtgagcaagagctactatccagtccccatctcTAATAGCGTTGCATATGACATGAGACCTACGATGGGGTATcagtggattcatgccaggctaagatggagtcagcagcaagatcATGGTAGCTACTTCTGAGTGATCAGTGATCTGGACGTCCTCAGTgccgatctcgtggagtgggatccatgacGTATGGTATGAGTGGTCGGAATTATGACTGGAGCGCTCATCACATCCTTTTGTTTGCGTGACTCAGACGAatggatgaccagatgcttcttgttgtacatgaacaacgcTGAAGTATATTCTCTTGAGCATGTATAGAGACAATTCaggtaccgacaggtggtgctAGTACCTCCCTCACGAGATGTCGGATGGGCGCATaagtaagtgtgttattataCGTAACATTAGTACcttaggtgatccatgttaagaaattataactgtttTTATCACATACAAGAGGAGTGCATAAGGGAGCAGAGGCATGCAGGATTGGGCATCCGTGAATGTCGAGCACATATAGAGGTGGACGGAATTTGTCATGGTAGATGTTGTCATTCCTACTGGACAATACGACGACACCATGTACTAGGAGTACCTTTCATTGTACCATCTGCGCACGTGTGCCCCCTTACTCAACGGACTTGTAGAGCCGGCCCTCAGACCATTCCTCGAGAATCATGCctaccttcttcatgttgtggtaagtgatgcggtacttctaacaatttttattggttaaacaTTCGTATTACTGATAtggccctcatcttatacaaaCTAAAGAAGCGTACAAGATGCATACGTAGGTGGAGTAAGCTTGTGAggaagcaagtgggtcatcaACGCAGATGGATCTGAGCCCTCTcagggactacatgaggacgagaagGTCCCGCTTGCTGTTcactatacgtggtctaggtagTTGTGCCCCACGTTGGAGGGGGTACAACCAACCAACAATAGACCTGTCTCGTGCCTCCCACAACAGGCGCTGATCCAGTGCTCGTGGGAACCCGTTCAGGCACAGTTGCGAGAGGCACCTTCGGTTGTGGAGTATTGTGTGTCATGTTCTAGTGCTGAGGCAGAGGAGTGCATGCGGGCTCCTGAGCtcgagcagtgtacactggatTCACAGCCCCCATAGTGGACACAGCCTCCTCagactacgatgacacctccaTTTGCAGCATCTACTCATCAAGAGGTCATCATTGACTACACGCAGCAGACGCCTAAATGGAGCGACACgcaagattttgactgggctgctgcaatgcaggCCTCTAGCTTCACCAAGCTCCTCAGTGGACAGTACCCCCACTATTCCGATGCACCtaggggttcacagtggtaccagcaaTGTGAGCCTTCGGCACACCGGACTCCATTGACACGCATACTAGAGGCGTCCAGACttccgcatgaggatccttcatcatggtacatgcagggccaaGCTAGCGGGTCTGGATGCACGTTCGGTGGGGTCCCACAGGGCAGAACGATGAAGATGACGAGCAAAAGCACGTGACAAGGCCAACGCAGggcgctgggatgagggccacacacccaccaAACGTTACACTCGTGGGGATTGCGTGCAACATCGTTGTCATTGAGTAGCAAGTGCAGTTGTTCGGTGAACTTGTAGTtgttcatgacacatgtattattcgTTTTATTGTCATAGTCatctctattatgtcttattcactgtatttttaatgtaattaattttaatttatttaatgtttgtTAAATAATTATGggacataactttatttattagttatttttaagcattgttacatattaattatgacatTTAGTACTtgttaatgtttcttaaataattagGGATTCGTACTTTGGTGCAGAGCCACAACATTGCAgtcaaggatcaataaatctatagcGGGATCTTTTAGTACAAGCTTTCTATAGACACCTGCAACGATCGATATAACACTTAATGTCTCCTTGTAGGTTGTGTGTGAAGGGAAGGATGATTCCTTCTaggagaacaacctaattcAAGCtgtgtccaaattgcatgcaagaccctttGTGTTCTGCGTTAACCGCTAtactccaacatgtaaccaccgacGACCTTAGCGTCCTCTTGCACGAGCGGCGTCAAAGGTATCttagggtgtgcgaactagccaaccatccttctgtgctaggtttctctaggaggcaaagaaggatagtATGTTGCCTgtccagtatgcatcccacattcaagttcatcattttctatttgatcaccctgcttatcttttttccattgattcgaatgctcctatTTTGCGTTAGGCGTTCCTGGAAGACGCGGAGTTCATCAACAAAGACAtcccaaacttcttggtgatatatatgCTCTTCGGAGGGGGTGTAATGCCTAGTttgcgtagaagacgacgaagatcagcgaacctaagagGTATATGGGtgccctctactattcaacccgaaaataacaagaacgacgaggatgatgatttcataccacTAAAGCCTCGATGTTTCATcagcaatacaggagaaggttctaTGCACACTACAAAAGGAcgtgctcctaccgtgatagctcaagatgacgataACGAcaacgatttcatgccacaatgaCCCCTCCCTATGAGGTCTGCATCTCCGGAGGATATTAATGATCCTGAAGATGATAGTGGATTTGCTagtacccatccttacaacttttCATCACCACTTTgaagacgacaaccatcttaccctaatAGCATTGAGTCGCACAACTGGTATTCTTCTACTAATTTGCGTCACCACTTTCTACCGTCATCTTAAGATGATCTAAGTATTCAACAGTTATGCACTATGCATCTTGAGATCAGTGATACCGTAGGGAATATTGCCACATCGTTCCATACTTCAGCAACAAGGATAAGGTCACAGGCCTCAGCAACAATAATTGATTCATACATGTTCATCTGTCAATTTTGTTGCCTGCAGACGAGAAGTGTTAGTAAGCGGTTATCGAACATGTCCCTACTTGAATCATTTGGTGGATGACCTTCAAATAGTTGCATGACCCTTCTCCATCTatcacacacatgatttttaggaagactacTACACTTCATGAGATATGTTCATACCAATATCCCGACTCGGGCTTTAAACATGGAGTGACTATACGACATAGCTTTAAACATAAAATGACAGCACCTCTATCCTGAAATGACAACACGACTATTTCTCTCTGTTGACGAACATAACAGGATTTCCTAAGACCTACCCTGACATCGCAATAACTCTCCCTTGAACATGCATTGTCTTTGAGCAACACAAACTCAACTTGCATGCAACTCGTTAGCTGCAAGTGGTAGGTATGTAGCCCTCGCATCCAACCGAATTCATTACAGAGCCCTCACACCGCACGCAACAGAGGCGACAAGAGACATTACGCGACAGAGGTGACAACGCCATAGGGCCcagctgtattcggcacatgaggtgtcgaatacgccCTGCGCACTGTATTTAATACCTCATGTGCTGAATACAGTGGGTTTTCAGCACCTCATGAGCCGAATATAACACTGTGCACCGTATTTagtacatgaggtgccgaaGACACCTAGGTCCGCCATTTTTCGATGTGCGATATACCAAAAACCCGTATTCAGTGATTTAGACACCGAATACACATGCTACATTTGTAATACGACATCATGttatctttttttaaatatgATTTGGTATAtcgtctatttttttatttttgcctttGTTCTTGTTCTGTGGAAGCCTAGGATGGATCAAGAGATGACGAAGCTTGATTTGTGTATTTGTACATGTATAAGTGTATCATGCCTACGTGAAGTAGACAAGTTACTGTACAAATATATGTTTATACCTATATCTATAGGTCTACGTGAAGTAGACGAGTTAGTGTACATGTTCACGTGTTTATTCGCCGTGCGCAGAGTCATAGAAAAAGAGGTCATAGCAGCTTGTGATTTACATGTACCCAATCTAAATGCTGGTGGCCATGAGTTGATTCATATGAAAGGCGTCATTTGCTCAATTAGATTTAAAAAGGTCTCCTTTTTTGGTTTTAAAGGTAATTTTCTATCGTTTCATCCTATGCGTACTATGAATTGAATAGAAAATATTGCTGGTTATTGTGGCCTTCACAGTACAAATGTAGAGATTAACTGCAGAAAACAAATCTGTTGCTTGTGAGAACACCGTGCTTGCTGCCCCTCTCATCAGAAATGTTCAGCTTATCATTGCTAAAACCTTTTGAGAAATGTGATTTATCCGAAaccttttgaattttgaaatgcCGCCGTGCTGCTTGCTAAAATTACAGTAAATATCAAGTTGGTGGTGTTTTATCCATTAGTCAGTCAGTCATGCTGCCTTATTTTTGGGGGATTCTTAGTAGTGCTGAAATAGATATTGTTTTGATGTATGGACAATACAGTAGGGTGGAGATTTCATTATACCCATTGCATGACATATAGATTCTTGTCACGATCTTGTCATGAAAAATAGTGACAAGCCACTGTCACTACCCACTGCAATTCAGTTCAGTGCTATCAGGATTCGACAAGCACAGCCTGCTGGCTTCTTGGGCACTGAAAAGCTACTTTCTGTTACTATACAGGCAGGCCTAGCAGCCAGCAGATCCTCCAACTGAAGGCCCAATGAACTTTTCACACTTGAAGGCCATTCTATACAAATGTTTGGCTTCTGCTTCCTCCTCTAAGGAAGGGTAAAAAAACATTATACTTTCTATTAAGCTTCTTATCAACTTTGTGCAAGGTCAGTGTATTTTATTTGTGCAAGCTTCCAACAAATCAGGGAAACGCAAAATTTTTAATTTCATTACTAATTACGCGCGCGCTTTACATTACTACACTGATGGGCCGATTTTGTTGAAAGAGTAGGTATAGCTACACCCTCATTTCTGTGCATCATGCAGTATCTATCATGTATATCAACAGGCAGTGAACTAATTTAAACAACACGTACGTACGTTAATTTCCCCCATCCAGGAAGCAGGATATACAAGATGGACGCTAATAACGTTAATTGCCGCGAACGTACCTGAAGTGTGTAAAATATATATTCGCTGTTGACTTGATATTGAGAGTCTCTCACCGTTTACCATTGGCTATATATGTAGCTGAGATCAATATCCAATACATATCCACACACGTACGATATGATATATCCAGGTCTGCCAAGTCTTGGTCTTGGTCGTCGATCGATATATACAAATTAATctcacatatatgtatgtatctatctatctatcagTTTTCCACCAACCAAAAACAACCTTAGTGGCAATTCGCACACCCACCACGCTAGTAATGTTTCGCCATTTGCAGTGACAATCCACACAGAAGCTAGTAGGAGTTACACCATCATATCAGCCTGCTTGTCAATATATCCACACGGTGATTGACTTGTCATCAATCTGTAGTAGTAAACTGCGGGCAAATTTGATCGCTGGGATTTGCTTGTTAGGTTTCGATCGCCATTTGCAGTGACAATCCACACAGAAGCTAGTACGAGTTGCCAGCTGCTTTTCAATATATCGACACGGTGATTGACTTGTCATCAATCTGTAGTAGTAAACTGCGGGCAAATTTGACCACTGGGATTTGCACGGCTTTATTTGGCGAAGGAAGGTGCAGTCTATATCATACAGCCTAGCCTAACAATCGGTCGTTGGGTAATTGATGATCAATTGCGTGTAGCAGATTCGTCGTCTATGCACTTGAACAGAAAAGACCAGCTGATTAAGCTGTAAATAAATCGCATGTGAACTCAAAAAATGAACGAGACCGCATGCGAAGATGCCCCTCTTCATTAAGAGGGAGTGATCCGCGAATTTGGGGTAAAGGATCGTTTGGCAGAGCTTTAACATTAGAATTCATGCTCTGGAGTTTATAAGTTAATATAAAATTGTTTAAGCATTTGCTTTTGACCTAAGATGCGAACAAGATGCTTCATTTAAACATCTCACAATTCTAACCATAGCTTCAGCTCTAAGTATTTTTGAAGTTAGAGATATTcaacttcaaaaaaaattagagctaAAACTCTATCAAAACATGTCCTACATATGATAATTGATTGCATGTGAACTCCTGTGAGCGTATTTACAGGATATATTCATCCATATCTACACACAAATCTTCTGGTACATCATATTGTATAGCTCGATCTAATCAAATAATGTAATGTGCCAAGTCATGGTCATAACAAACATATATGTATGGCTAGATGATCGATCTTATGTAATGTGCATCACAGTACCAATCTAAACAATTAGGCAAAATTAGCACACTGTAGTGAATATAGTCGTCTTAgggtatatatgtgattttggtgatcaatgataatatagttaatgttactaatatgtttgtcaagtatatgctttagtaggtctcatggatgcaatatatgaagaagccaccgaagccgaaCTCAAGAATTGTTCAATTGAACGAGTTTCGAAGAAAAtacactcactggatggttcgatgCTCAGAAAGgagaactcatcggatggtccggtgctaagTATGAAGTGTTTGTCTTAGAGAAGAAAAGTGAAgaccacaccggatggtccgatgctctgaaGATTATACATACTAGAGTATTTTGTCTCATAAGAGGTTCTGCAGTtcaacacactggatggtccgatgttaagGAGAAAtgcacactagagtattttttaGGAGAAAGTTTTTAGTGCAGAAGAACTTTGAACTCATCAGATGGCCTGGCGATAAAGAGAAGAATACACCAGGGGTTTCACCGGATGATTTTCCAGAAAGTTTTAAGAGGTGTAAGaagttgtacacaccgaatggtccattGATCAGAAGTATATataccggacaatgaacaatgctgagaagtggctcggtcaCGTTTAAGTCTACatatcagatagtccggtgatagagctGAAGGTTACACCGAATATCCGATGTTCATAAATGaatttgagtggagttccaacggctagtttctactgttgtacataccggatggtccggtgtttgtatCGTTGTTGACataggatcatccggtgttcacagtcttTTGTGACCATTAGAGTAATGGCTAGCACGttagtttgaggctataaatatccctcactcggtcatttgagtgtACTGAAGtcagagaagctcatagacacttgagaaaacattcaagccatcaaagtgctaaaagtgatcatccaaggcatgTAAGTATATGATTagaaagtgattagtgctaataggcctatagagagttgttgctaggtgttgctgcctcgagaggggatcaatgagtgatcttAGCTTGTATTGAGAGGTACGCTGGCACTttagagttttggtgactcgccggcatcttGGGTCTCGGTGGCTCAAGATGTTGACcttccaacttggtgtggagtggttgCAAGACTCTTGTATGGGGACGCAAAGACCCTTATCTTGGTCGTTCAAGCTCCGAAATAAAGATGACGACAAGTGACTGGAACAGAAGCTTGTTgtgaggtcttgtcttggtagcttggtggctctaCCCATTTGAGGTTTTGGTGGCTTAAGAGTCGGACTGGGTGTCGTTCAaaagctatagcctaggtggctatTCTAAtgtagactaggggtggtatttatgccatcgatactatatgataaaaaatccCTTATACAGTGTTTACTTTCTCTACTatctttacgtttccgtatttacttctTGTAATCTATCCTTATATATTACCTTCGTAGAGTAATTTGttaggattgactataggttgcaaacttttgaatggtagagtagacgtATTAGATAAATTTATAGCATAtctagataaaaattaatatagatttatcttacgAAATTTTTGAAACTGACTAatttaaatattctaatttaaCCTCTCTTAAAACTCACGCACGCTTCACACTACTGGTCCTaattagctagctagctagagtCTCAAATATAATAAGATCTCATCGCGTCATTTTAATTCCCGGAAATGATATTTCGCTAGCTGCGTGCACCACCAGTATCCTGGAAAATCCTGCACGGATCTCATAGCATTACAGGACGGTCACGCAGGGCGCCGTTGGCACGGTGACGCCAATCGTGCGTATATAAGCAGCCCCGCCAAATAAGAGCGAGCTAAATTTTTAGCGGAGGAAATGGCCGTCGGTGAGTATGAAAATGAACTGGGCTCACGCGTGAGCTCGAGGGCGCGTCAAACCTTAGCTACGATATCCAAACGAAACTTAAAAAATTAGCAGGGCTGCCATAGGATTCAATCCAAACAGTCCTTGCGTTGCGCGTCTTAACATCTATTTAGCAGAGCTCGCAGAAGAGTTTCCCATTTAGCAGACTACGTACTGTACATGCAGAAAAGCACAGAAACTTCGCATGTCATATATGGCACCGCGCCATTGGCTGCAGCAGCGTGTCGGCTCCACGTTGACTCTGGGTCAATGCTTGCTTTCTCTTCGGTTCGAGGCATCATCGGCACTCGAGCCACCGTTCGTCTATAAATATGTGCACTGGCTTTAGCATTACAACATTCCATAGCTTGTCAATATATACTCCAAACAACCTCACACATTAGCTCACACGCACACCTTCTGAGCATTATCACGTACGTGGAACCATGAACGTCTCCACCGCACGAACGCCGGCGGCGAACGCGAATGATTTCCTGCTGTTCCTCTCGCTGTCACCGGCGAGCAAGGTGATCGCCAAGGCAGGCAAGCAGCGTGTGCGGCTGCCCGACGGCGCGTTCCAGTGCCGCACCTGCGGCCGCCGCTTCGCCACGTTCCAGGCGCTCGGCGGCCACCGGACCAGCCACAAGCGGCCGCGGGTGCGCGCCGACGGCCTCGATCTCCTGCTAGGCGCGCGTCCCGGCAAAGGCGCCGCGAGAGATGTCCACCGGTGCAACACATGCGGCATGGTGTTCCCCACCGGCCAGGCGCTCGGAGGCCACATGCGCCGGCACAGGGCGGCCCTCGATGTTGCCGCGTCAGAGACGACGACATCTGGCTTGTCTGAAAAGGGAGATAGCGAGGATGACGCTGCCCACTTGCCCAGCACATTAATCCAGTTCATATGAATGATCGATCAGTATCAACAAATTAAAGTTTGGTTTGGAGTGGTTGCTTGTAACATACCTGCTCATTAGTATATGCACAAATATGTCACACTTTTTACTTTATTCTGTAATGGTTATACTGAAACAACGGCGAAGTACACATGGTCTTGATTATATTgcttaaaagaaaagaaatttcaTCTAAGTAATAATAAGGGCTTTGTTTCGTTTTGTATGTGGCCCCCTTTACATTCTTCTGGGGAACTGTGACGTGTGTATAAATattcctttctcttctttttttattttttgaaaagaaCACCATGAGTCCGTGTATATTTGTCGAACCCAATTCATCCTGTATCAATCCCTAATCAGTAGTTGATATACAGAGATTACAACATAATAATATCATAGTTATACTTCAAACAAATATATTACATTAATAAATAAATGCATAGTCTTACAGCTTAGGATTTCTAGCATCCACAACTAACTAGTCAATCACAATGGAACTCAACAATGGAAATTCAATATGCCCAATGCTACAGACAACTTGGGTGCGGATGTAACCTTAATATTCTATGCTTCATATGCAAGTAATGCCATGACTTCTCACCTGAATTCAACGAGCAAATTTGAGTACGGAAAGTACTCAACAAATCCTAACACTACTTCAAGGGATAATTAGATGTTTAAGGGGATATATAAGGAATCAGGCCATAGGGCTTAGTTTTGAGCATAAAACTAGTTTTTATACATAGGGTTGAGTTTGCAAAGcatagtttaaaaatatttgtaaaaaaaaggTTAATATCAATATTAAGGTTGTTGGTCCTAGAGGAGATGCAATATGTCGTGCTTGTTCCCAAGTTATATAGTCGGTGGACAGCCTGTCCTCTCCAACTCACGGCACATAGCCGGCATAATCCAAAACATGGGTACACCTCCTACTCACACATCAAGGAAACACACACTTGAGCTAATCATTAAGAGACCCCACCATAACCATGTTGATTACCGAGGATGtggctatttgaatagatttacactctgcagaggttatacactTTACCCAGAAGATATGCTCCACCTCCAGCCAACACGCTTGGTGAGGCGGGCATAAAAAGGTCCCCTGCCCAGCGAGCGTTGCCAGGATATCCACCCACAGGGAAACCAGGGGCTCATAATTAATATGgctcaaataaattattatagAGTCTCCAGCTGGATCACATGACTGTACTTAGCTTGCCCGAGTCTTCTCCTAACCCCCGTTGCTACTACCAGACTCCGAGTGGACATCAGAGTCAGTTAGTGAGGTGTGACTGTGTGAGGTCATGACCTTTTCATATAGGACATGTGGTCGTACAGTTGAGGTTACGTGAGACATCACAACGAACCGGTTCTTATATGGTCGAGACGTGTCTCCCAGCAATATGTGGCTCTCATGAATCCATTTGCTCCCAAAATAttcctatcttgcagggtgccTTACTCCCTCCTACCAAAGCAGGCTTTTGGTTTTTTCAACACACATTTTTACCCACGCACACCACCAAACTCACACCATACTTCACACCGTTAAAAGCATGGTTACATTTCTAGTGACTTTTCTCTAATCATCGTATTGAAAAACTATTTATGCTAGCTCTGGTTCCTCCTATCATGCTATACAAATGTCGTGGCCTCTCTTTTACCTCTAATATCTGGTGACAGTGAAAGCAAACCCTAACCCAAGTGAATAGGCATGGAACCCGATTAGCAAAGCCACACGGGAGTGGCTGAGCCCGCTGGGGTTCAAAGCCCCGTCGTCGCACACCCTCGTTAAAAATAGCCTCCAAATGAAGGCTCTAGGTTAGGAgtccatatatatacatatatatatatatacatatatacatacatatatacatatacatacacatacatacacatacatacacatatatatacatatacacatacatatacatacacatatatacatatacatacatatacatacatacatatacatacatatacatatatatatatgtacatacatgtatatgtacatacacatgtatatgtatatatatatatacatatatatacgtatacatatatacgtatatatatacgtatatatatatacgtacatatatatacgtatatatatatatgtacatatatatacgtacatatatacgtatatatgtgtatatatgtatatatgtatatatatatatatgtatatatatatatatgtatgtatatatgtatatgtatgtatgtatatgtatgtatgtatgtatatgtatatgtatgtatgtatatgtatgtgtatatgtatatgtatgtgtatatgtatatgtatatgcatatgtatatgtatatatgtatatatatgtatttgtatatacatatatatatatatacatatacatatacatatatacatacatatatgtatatacaaatacatatatatacatatatacatatacatatatacatatatatatatatacatatatacatacatatatatacatatgtatatacaaatacatatgtatatatatatatatgtatatacaaatacatatatatacatatatacatatacatatatacatatatatatatatatacatatatacatacatatatatacatatatacatatacatatatacatatatatatatatacgtatatatacatatatatgtgtatacgtatatatatatatatatgtatatatatatatatgtatgtatatatgtatatgtatgtatgtatatgtatgtatgtatgtatgtatatgtatgtgtatatgtatatgtatgtgtatatgtatatgtatatgtatatatacatatacatatatatatatgtatatgtatatgtatatgtatatatatgtatgtatgtatgtatgtatgtatgtatgtatgtatgtatgtatgtatgtatgtatgtatgtatgtatgtatgaaaaCTAGTATATACTTCCAGAGTATCTATTCCGGCTTGATTCATATTGATTTTGTtataactaaaatatatactaccTACACCAAAGAGTTACTGAGCTCAGTAGTTTAGCAGTTCAGTAGCTCCTTAGTGTAGAATAGCACATGTATACACACACTCCAACATTTTCGTTCAACGGAATGGCAGGATCTCCTGCAATACCTCATAGAGTGATTAAAGAGAACCAGTTGCAGTGCagatattcaatttcaaacaACCTGTTTCTTAAGCTTAgataattaatatatttttaaatattggGATGAAACTTATGAAAGTGGTATTTCTACATTTATCTTGAAAATTAGTTTCATCATATTataattttctatatatatttatactaGAAATTATTTGTCAAAATAGGTATATTAGAGATGGATGTCGAAAACAACACATGTTAATT from the Phragmites australis chromosome 19, lpPhrAust1.1, whole genome shotgun sequence genome contains:
- the LOC133900722 gene encoding zinc finger protein ZAT11-like, whose amino-acid sequence is MNVSTARTPAANANDFLLFLSLSPASKVIAKAGKQRVRLPDGAFQCRTCGRRFATFQALGGHRTSHKRPRVRADGLDLLLGARPGKGAARDVHRCNTCGMVFPTGQALGGHMRRHRAALDVAASETTTSGLSEKGDSEDDAAHLPSTLIQFI